The Urbifossiella limnaea genome has a window encoding:
- a CDS encoding type IV pilus twitching motility protein PilT encodes MSEPAATSLTVPDPLRGWLAVAVEGGASDLHLIAGHPPVLRLHGELTALSGPPLSADALGPLLLTGCPPVAADRLAAQRSADYSFDLVVGGRSARFRANLFHAAGQLAACFRVIPADIPDLEWAGFPQPLADRIATLRDGLVVLTGPTGSGKTTTLAMVVNRLNLAGGYRIITVEEPVEYVFPRLPHSVVTQREVGADVPTFADGLRSGLRQDPDVILVGEVRDRETAQMALSAAETGHLVFTTLHTRDAKGAVTRFADLFPQDLQQPIRAQLALGLRAVVSQRLLPGVERGTKRELALEVLWVTHPVASAIRLGKVEGIDMLIVTGRAEGMQSFDESLRQLLIAGRITRAVAEQNVSDPNLLYR; translated from the coding sequence ATGAGCGAACCCGCAGCGACCTCACTCACCGTTCCGGACCCGCTCCGCGGCTGGCTCGCCGTCGCCGTCGAGGGCGGCGCGTCCGACCTGCACCTGATTGCCGGCCACCCGCCCGTCCTGCGCCTGCACGGCGAGCTGACCGCGCTCTCCGGCCCGCCGCTGAGCGCCGACGCGCTCGGCCCGCTGCTGCTCACCGGGTGCCCTCCCGTAGCCGCCGACCGGCTGGCGGCACAGCGCAGCGCCGACTACTCGTTCGACCTCGTGGTAGGCGGCCGCTCGGCGCGGTTCCGCGCGAACCTGTTCCACGCCGCCGGCCAGCTCGCGGCGTGCTTCCGCGTCATCCCTGCCGACATCCCCGACCTGGAGTGGGCCGGCTTTCCGCAGCCGCTCGCCGACCGCATCGCCACGCTCCGCGACGGGCTCGTCGTCCTCACCGGCCCGACCGGCTCGGGGAAGACGACGACGCTGGCGATGGTCGTGAACCGCCTCAACCTCGCCGGCGGCTACCGCATCATCACGGTCGAGGAGCCCGTGGAGTACGTCTTCCCGCGGCTCCCGCACTCGGTCGTAACACAGCGAGAGGTGGGTGCCGATGTGCCGACCTTCGCCGACGGCCTACGCTCGGGCCTGAGGCAAGACCCGGACGTGATCCTGGTCGGCGAGGTGCGCGACCGCGAGACGGCGCAGATGGCCCTGAGTGCCGCCGAGACCGGGCACCTCGTGTTCACGACGCTCCACACCCGCGACGCGAAGGGGGCCGTGACGCGCTTCGCGGACCTGTTCCCGCAGGACCTGCAGCAGCCGATCCGGGCGCAGCTGGCGCTCGGGCTGCGGGCGGTCGTGAGCCAGCGGTTGTTGCCGGGTGTCGAGCGCGGGACGAAGCGCGAACTGGCGCTGGAGGTGCTCTGGGTGACGCACCCGGTGGCGTCTGCGATCCGCCTCGGGAAGGTCGAGGGGATCGACATGCTGATCGTCACCGGACGGGCCGAGGGGATGCAGTCGTTCGACGAGTCGCTGCGTCAGCTCCTGATCGCCGGCCGGATCACGCGGGCGGTCGCCGAGCAGAACGTCAGCGACCCGAATCTGCTGTACCGCTGA
- a CDS encoding 5-formyltetrahydrofolate cyclo-ligase encodes MADDPQARKAAIREQARKNRVAQKDKDELSRTICGRFMALPAYQAAKTVMWYVDAGSEVRTRHTLPEALTHGKRVVVPWCVVETNTLELFLLEDMSELVEGAYKILEPKDELRRLPAKVVQPEELDLVMVPGTAFDARGGRMGQGKGYYDRLLANARPDAPLVALSFDCQIFDEIPVAPHDVFMDQVLTETRAIAGRGRS; translated from the coding sequence ATGGCCGACGACCCGCAGGCCCGCAAGGCCGCCATCCGCGAGCAGGCCCGCAAGAACCGCGTCGCCCAGAAGGACAAGGACGAACTGAGCCGCACGATCTGCGGCCGGTTCATGGCCCTGCCGGCGTACCAGGCCGCGAAAACGGTGATGTGGTACGTGGACGCCGGCAGCGAGGTCCGCACGCGCCACACCCTGCCCGAGGCACTCACCCACGGCAAGCGCGTCGTCGTGCCGTGGTGCGTGGTCGAGACGAACACGCTGGAGCTGTTCCTGCTCGAAGACATGAGCGAACTGGTGGAGGGGGCGTACAAGATTCTCGAACCCAAGGACGAACTCCGACGCTTGCCGGCGAAGGTGGTACAGCCCGAGGAGCTGGACCTGGTGATGGTGCCGGGCACCGCCTTCGATGCGCGCGGCGGGCGGATGGGTCAGGGGAAGGGTTATTACGACCGCTTGTTGGCGAACGCCAGGCCGGACGCGCCGCTCGTCGCCCTCTCGTTCGACTGCCAAATCTTCGACGAAATCCCGGTCGCGCCGCACGACGTGTTCATGGATCAAGTGCTGACCGAGACACGGGCCATCGCCGGCCGCGGGCGGAGTTGA